GGATCTGAATCTGAGCGAGAAATTCCCGTAAATAAAATCGTCGTTCGACTTCGGAGAGGTCATACCAAAAAGATTCGAGGCTGAGTGTCGTGGCGATCGCTTGGAGGTTTGCGGGGGGGAGCTGATTGAGCTGTGCTTGGAGTTGAGCAATCTCATTGTGGAGGGTATAACGGCGCTGGGCAGCGGTATCAGGGTCAAAAATTCCCTGGGCAGCCAATGTTGGGAGGGCCGCGATCAGGGCTTCTTTTTTCTGTACTTCTGCCTGGAGCTGGGCTTGTTGCTCCCTGGGGGCAGGGCCTTGGGACTGTTGGGTGAGACTTGGTAGGTCTTGGCAGATTTTTTGAATGGTTGCTTGAAAGACTTGGTCATAGGCGATCGCCCGACATTTTGGAGTCTGGGGACAGGTTAAGGGCCGTAAGTAGAGATATTCTTGGGCCTGGTGACGGCGGGTCACCCGGGCGATGGTGAGGGCACTACCGCAATTTTGACATTGCACTAAGCCGGCTAAACATCGAGGCGCACTGGCACTACGGGGCGCGAGGGAGCGGTTACGGCGCAACAGGCGATCGATTTGGGCTGCTTCACCGGGGTTGAGAATGGCGGCGTGGGTTTTCAGCATGGTCTTGCCGTCACAATAGTGGAGATGGCCCCGGTAAACGGGATTGGTCAACCAGTTGCGGCCTGTAGAAACGGCAATTTTTTTCCCAAAACGTTGTTCCAGGTGGCGTACAGCCCCCCGCAGGGAACCAAATAGCAGAAAATGTTCACAAAAATCCTTCACCACAGGGGCAGTACTGCGATCAATTAAATAGCGGTCTTGGCCCCGTTTATAGCCGTAGGGGGCGCGGCCTGGGGGAGGCAGGCATTGGCGACGATTTTTGGCATGACCCCGTTGGATTTTTTGTTGTCTGAGGCGATCGCCCATGGTGCGAAACAGTTGACCAAGGTCTGCTTTGTCTAAGGTTATCCCAGTCTGATAGGGCGGCTCTGTGGCAATCACTTGGAGGGCAAAATTTTCGAGATGCTGGAGGCGATCGCCAATTTCTGCTAAGTTATCCCCCAGCTCATCTAAGCGACGCAGAAGCAAATAATCTGGGCAATCAGTGGCCAGGTCTGCCAAGAGCGCCTGGAATTGATGGCGCTGCCCCAAATCACTGTAATGGCGATCAACTTCTTCCCCCCATGGCACTGGTTCATCCCCCAGGAGCGGGTCGCTATAGCTATAGGCAAAAATGGTCATCGCAGCCTAAACAAAAATTCTTAGGGATCAGCTCTCTTCCGGATTCGCCGATTGGCTGTGGCGAATAATGTCTTCGGGGCTAATTTGATCAACAAATTCCCGGAAAGCTCGCCGTTCTTCTTCATCTGCGTCGCGGTCTACGGGAATGGAGGCTTCCGAAATTACTTCTTCTACAACCCAGATCGGACTGTCTAGGCGCAGGGCAATGGCGATCGCATCACTGGGCCGACAATCGATCTCCTGGGTCAATGCACCTTGGCGGGTACAAAGCACCGCATAGAAAGTATGGTCTTCAAGGGCATGGATAATGACTTTTTCTAAGGTTAAATCCCACACATCAAAGAGACTGATAAAAAGATCATGGGTGAGAGGACGGGGCGGCACTTTCTGATCCAGAACATTCATGATCGAACGGGCCTGATCCTGGGCAATGTAGATCGGTAAAGCACGGCGTTCAGAATCATCTTTCAGGAGGATAATCGGACTCCGGGTAATAGCATCTAGGGCAATCCCAGCAACGTGCATTTCAATCATGGATTCTGAGCCTCGATGGGAAACAGGATTAGGGGCGCTCGGCAAAAACTTCTTATTACTAGTATCCTACCCGATTCCCCCGGCGCAAAAGGTGGTCAAATAATGCTTGAGTATTTATACTTAAAAGCAAGAAAGGTAGGCTCAACTTACGTTAACATTTGCGCCAAACTTTACGAGGAGGCCAGCGACGGATGAAACTCAAACAAGAACTCCAAGAAATCGGGATTATTTCTGGGTTGGCACTGCTGATCTCTGGCTTTTTTACAGCCCTTATTTGTCTCTAGCTGGGCCGATTTGACGCCATGACAGGGACAGCATGTTGAAGGGAAAAGAGCTTAGGAGTATCCTGAGATGTCTGTCTGCTCAAAAGCGCCATCAAAAAATTTTTATGTTT
The nucleotide sequence above comes from [Synechococcus] sp. NIES-970. Encoded proteins:
- a CDS encoding recombinase family protein, yielding MTIFAYSYSDPLLGDEPVPWGEEVDRHYSDLGQRHQFQALLADLATDCPDYLLLRRLDELGDNLAEIGDRLQHLENFALQVIATEPPYQTGITLDKADLGQLFRTMGDRLRQQKIQRGHAKNRRQCLPPPGRAPYGYKRGQDRYLIDRSTAPVVKDFCEHFLLFGSLRGAVRHLEQRFGKKIAVSTGRNWLTNPVYRGHLHYCDGKTMLKTHAAILNPGEAAQIDRLLRRNRSLAPRSASAPRCLAGLVQCQNCGSALTIARVTRRHQAQEYLYLRPLTCPQTPKCRAIAYDQVFQATIQKICQDLPSLTQQSQGPAPREQQAQLQAEVQKKEALIAALPTLAAQGIFDPDTAAQRRYTLHNEIAQLQAQLNQLPPANLQAIATTLSLESFWYDLSEVERRFYLREFLAQIQIQRTGSQEWQIQLNFNFSTSFRYTES
- a CDS encoding hypothetical protein (conserved hypothetical protein) — its product is MIEMHVAGIALDAITRSPIILLKDDSERRALPIYIAQDQARSIMNVLDQKVPPRPLTHDLFISLFDVWDLTLEKVIIHALEDHTFYAVLCTRQGALTQEIDCRPSDAIAIALRLDSPIWVVEEVISEASIPVDRDADEEERRAFREFVDQISPEDIIRHSQSANPEES